The Pantoea trifolii nucleotide sequence CAGCTGTGTAAGTCTGTAATTTTATTGCATCAGCGCCAACAATTTTAGCTTGTTCAATAAGTTTCATTGCATTCTCAATTCTCCCATTATGATTTGCAGAAAGCTCCGCGATTATATATGGAGAATAGTCCAAACCAATTTTTCGACCTGCAATTGTTATATATGGATAATTATGCATTTGAAGTTACCTTTTTTTTCCATTCATTTTTCAAGAGGCCAAAACATATTACATCATGGTATTTTACGCCGTCATAATGCTCATCGCGTAGAACACCTTCTTCAGTAAAAAAAAATTTATTATGTAGATGAAGTGACCGTTGATTAAAGTCGATTACGCGAGCACTAATTTTATGTAGATTTAAAGATTCGAAAGCGTATTTTAAAACGTTCAAAGCCATTTGCTGCCCAGTTCCCCTCGGAGAAGATGGATCCACATAGAATCCCCATTCAGCAACGCCTCCTTTCAATACTGATAACTGGACAAAGCCAACACTGAATTTGTTCTTTTCAAAAATGAGAAGATGTTTTTTCTCATCTTTTACAGTCCGCTTGAACCATGCTTGATGATCAGCTAATGCAATGACATCGCTATTAAACATAAAATGCCTAATTTTATCATCATTGCGCCATTGCAAGATGATGTCTAAATCTTCTTCCTGTAACTGCCGGAGGTTATTACTATTAGACGATAGAAACTCGATCATCTTAACTTCTCCAATTCAGTTACCACTTTCTCTGCTCCTTTACCATCGGTGAGCAAAGAACTAAAATATGACATTTGTTCTAAAATCTCT carries:
- the pseH gene encoding UDP-4-amino-4,6-dideoxy-N-acetyl-beta-L-altrosamine N-acetyltransferase produces the protein MIEFLSSNSNNLRQLQEEDLDIILQWRNDDKIRHFMFNSDVIALADHQAWFKRTVKDEKKHLLIFEKNKFSVGFVQLSVLKGGVAEWGFYVDPSSPRGTGQQMALNVLKYAFESLNLHKISARVIDFNQRSLHLHNKFFFTEEGVLRDEHYDGVKYHDVICFGLLKNEWKKKVTSNA